The following coding sequences lie in one Cryptococcus neoformans var. neoformans B-3501A chromosome 14, whole genome shotgun sequence genomic window:
- a CDS encoding hypothetical protein (Similar to gi|46100994|gb|EAK86227.1| hypothetical protein UM04751.1 [Ustilago maydis 521], FASTA scores: opt: 536, E(): 7.5e-23, (41.195% identity (68.239% similar) in 318 aa overlap (16-312:29-338)); HMMPfam hit to RRS1, Ribosome biogenesis regulatory protein (RRS1), score: 150.6, E(): 3.3e-42), translated as MDVSHVLDEYTASNTTAVLPRAAPVHTDPALLAAFDASPLDPAAYADRERHLLQLTLTSTHALVAALFALPTTPSSAGPVTAFPPPTTLLPREKPLPTPKAPTKWERFAKEKGISHRKKEKDVWDEERQEWVPRWGRFGKNKDKEDQWLHEVKPGDEADQDPGKTARGERKARIAQNTKQHSANLAVASASVTAARATAASERAARKEELNRNMLISKTSTASLGKFDNKIEGEPKARGMKRKFDANIPGGSEGTEKERQLSVLKRVERGETNKSKRGGEGVQGGLNVRKALRFSGEGGKLRPKTTGKKGKRK; from the exons ATGGACGTCTCCCACGTGCTCGACGAGTACACCGCCAGCAA CACCACCGCCGTCCTCCCCCGCGCCGCACCCGTCCACACCGACCCCGCCCTGCTCGCCGCCTTTGACGCCTCCCCCCTCGACCCCGCAGCGTACGCCGACCGCGAGCGCCACCTGCTCCAGCTCACCCTCACCTCCACCCACGCCCTCGTCGCCGCCCTCTTCGCCCTCCCCACCAccccctcctccgccgGCCCCGTCACCGCCTTCCCCCCGCccaccaccctcctccccagGGAGAAGCCCCTGCCCACGCCAAAGGCCCCCACCAAGTGGGAGCGCTTCgccaaggaaaagggcatAAGCcacaggaagaaggagaaggacgtGTGGGACGAGGAGCGCCAGGAGTGGGTCCCGCGCTGGGGCAGGTTTGGCAAgaacaaggacaaggaggacCAGTGGCTGCATGAAGTCAAGCCCGGCGACG AAGCCGACCAGGACCCGGGAAAGACGGCGCGCGGCGAGCGCAAGGCGCGCATCGCCCAGAACACCAAGCAGCACTCGGCCAACCTCGCCGTCGCCTCGGCCTCTGTCACCGCCGCCCGCGCCACCGCCGCCTCGGAGCGCGCAGCCCGCAAGGAAGAGCTCAACAGGAACATGCTCATCTCCAAGACGTCCACCGCGTCCTTGGGCAAGTTTGATAACAAGATTGAGGGCGAGCCGAAAGCGAGGGGCATGAAACGGAAATTCGACGCGAATATCCCTGGTGGAAGCGAGGGCACGGAAAAGGAGAGGCAGCTGTCCGTGCTCAAGCGGGTCGAGAGGGGCGAAACGAACAAGTCGAAGAGGGGCGGAGAGGGTGTCCAGGGCGGGTTGAATGTGAGGAAAGCGCTCAGGTTTAGTGGGGAAGGTGGGAAACTGAGGCCAAAGACGAcgggcaagaagggcaagagaAAGTAG